A single region of the Mechercharimyces sp. CAU 1602 genome encodes:
- a CDS encoding LysM domain-containing protein codes for MKIHIAKEKETMWKIADKYDISVQKLMEANPNIEDPDELGEGVKIRVPSGKVRINVAREKDENAGDGYPQYHSFQPQGPTFPTQPYSQLPPIPDMPIPQPPTHYYSEPPAQPPIQPAYEEVQSSALAGSPYSPSPEYGYPVPPSDCCGDSYYSASTSRWMEQPYSPVATQQFPIPGMPGMPGMPGMPGMPVAPGMPGAPGGYSWGYDGFGAQGRPPWNGYSDYGPVPGRGGAPFYGEMPGGNFYGNYPQVPGGFGGYGMPGMGFGGYGMGYGAPTMPAPSYYPNSTNTASIAGNYEGHEMRPWENSNQYSRQDYNGQEYNGQEYNGHGYNGQSQYDTYADEAYARQETAGDEREEVSEVSEGNQHLSMYPQWHQAPSAEEHEQDDGSFTLDIQSDWESSSTVDEW; via the coding sequence GTGAAAATTCACATTGCAAAAGAGAAGGAAACGATGTGGAAAATTGCTGATAAGTACGATATTTCCGTACAAAAGTTGATGGAAGCTAACCCCAATATAGAGGATCCAGATGAACTTGGAGAAGGAGTAAAAATTCGTGTTCCTAGCGGTAAGGTAAGAATTAATGTAGCACGGGAGAAAGATGAGAATGCCGGGGACGGTTACCCTCAATATCATTCATTCCAACCACAAGGACCAACATTTCCTACTCAACCTTATAGCCAATTACCCCCGATTCCAGATATGCCAATTCCACAACCACCTACTCATTATTATAGTGAGCCCCCAGCACAACCACCGATTCAACCAGCTTACGAAGAAGTCCAATCTTCCGCATTGGCAGGTTCTCCTTACTCGCCTTCTCCTGAGTATGGATATCCCGTACCGCCCTCTGATTGCTGTGGGGATTCTTATTATTCAGCTTCCACATCCAGATGGATGGAACAGCCGTATTCTCCTGTTGCCACACAGCAGTTTCCGATTCCAGGGATGCCGGGGATGCCAGGAATGCCAGGAATGCCAGGAATGCCGGTAGCACCAGGAATGCCAGGAGCACCAGGAGGGTATTCGTGGGGATATGATGGTTTTGGTGCTCAAGGAAGGCCGCCTTGGAACGGGTACTCCGATTATGGCCCAGTGCCGGGCAGGGGAGGAGCCCCTTTCTATGGCGAAATGCCTGGAGGGAATTTTTATGGTAATTATCCGCAAGTTCCTGGAGGATTTGGCGGTTATGGAATGCCCGGGATGGGCTTTGGGGGATATGGCATGGGATACGGAGCGCCGACAATGCCAGCACCCTCATATTATCCAAATAGCACGAACACAGCGAGTATAGCGGGAAACTATGAGGGACATGAGATGAGGCCGTGGGAGAATTCAAATCAATACAGCAGGCAGGATTACAATGGGCAGGAATACAATGGACAGGAATACAATGGACATGGATATAATGGGCAGAGTCAATATGATACTTACGCTGATGAAGCCTATGCAAGGCAAGAGACGGCAGGGGATGAAAGAGAGGAAGTGAGTGAAGTATCGGAAGGAAACCAGCATTTATCCATGTATCCTCAATGGCACCAGGCCCCATCAGCCGAAGAGCATGAGCAAGATGATGGTTCATTCACCTTAGATATTCAGAGTGATTGGGAGAGCAGCTCAACGGTAGATGAGTGGTAG
- a CDS encoding ACT domain-containing protein has protein sequence MSGHDETYYLVRADCLPEALKKTAEVKQQLLTDETLSVQEAVNKAGMSRSSFYKYRDAIFPFNAMMKEKILTLSLRLEHRSGLLSQVLASIAQVGANVLTIHQTIPLQGMASIVLSMDTSSLHKETMEFLHMLQQIDGVVRVELLGRSDR, from the coding sequence ATGAGTGGGCATGATGAGACGTATTATTTAGTACGGGCGGACTGTTTGCCTGAAGCTTTAAAAAAAACAGCCGAGGTGAAACAGCAACTACTTACTGATGAGACTCTCTCTGTGCAAGAGGCCGTGAATAAGGCAGGAATGAGCCGTAGTTCGTTTTATAAGTATCGCGATGCAATCTTCCCCTTTAATGCCATGATGAAGGAAAAAATCTTAACACTTTCCTTACGGCTGGAGCATCGGTCTGGTTTGTTATCGCAAGTGTTAGCGTCAATCGCACAGGTAGGGGCAAATGTACTTACTATTCATCAGACGATTCCCTTGCAGGGAATGGCAAGCATTGTTTTATCCATGGATACGTCTTCGCTTCATAAAGAAACCATGGAATTCCTCCATATGCTACAACAGATTGACGGCGTGGTACGTGTAGAGTTACTAGGACGAAGTGATCGGTAA
- the obgE gene encoding GTPase ObgE, with product MFVDKVKVFVRAGSGGNGMVGFRREKYVPNGGPAGGDGGRGADVIFRVEEGLRTLMDFRYQKHFKAAHGEHGRGKSQHGKGAEPLVVLVPPGTVVRDAETGEKVADLTKQGEQRVVARGGKGGRGNIHFATPSNPAPEISENGEPGQERWLELELKLLADIGLVGYPSVGKSTLLAAVSAAKPKIGAYHFTTLAPNLGVVEVEDGRSFVMADLPGLIEGAHEGIGLGHQFLRHVERTRVIIHVIDMSGMEGRDPFEDYEQINKELRLYNEKLAQRPQIIAANKMDLPDAEDQLELFREQIGEDVSIIPISSATRQGLRELLYRAADLLDQAPQIELEEEGVDHKLYQTRPDEDDSFTIHRDNEVYVVEGEKVERLLLRTNFHYYDAQLRFARILKSMGVDDALREKGAQEGDTVRIGEMEFEFYS from the coding sequence ATGTTTGTCGATAAGGTAAAGGTATTTGTGCGTGCCGGTTCCGGGGGAAACGGGATGGTAGGCTTTCGGCGAGAAAAATATGTCCCAAACGGCGGTCCTGCAGGTGGTGACGGGGGTCGTGGGGCTGATGTGATATTTCGTGTAGAAGAAGGCTTACGTACATTGATGGATTTTCGCTATCAAAAACACTTTAAAGCTGCACACGGTGAACATGGACGTGGGAAATCCCAGCATGGAAAAGGGGCGGAACCATTGGTTGTGCTCGTTCCACCAGGTACTGTGGTGCGAGATGCAGAGACAGGGGAAAAAGTGGCTGACTTGACGAAACAAGGAGAGCAACGCGTTGTTGCTCGCGGAGGGAAAGGTGGACGAGGAAATATCCACTTTGCGACTCCAAGTAATCCAGCCCCCGAAATATCAGAAAATGGGGAGCCGGGACAAGAACGATGGCTGGAGTTGGAACTGAAATTACTAGCAGATATTGGATTAGTCGGCTACCCGAGTGTGGGTAAATCGACCTTGCTAGCAGCGGTTTCGGCAGCAAAACCGAAGATTGGAGCATATCATTTTACGACGTTGGCTCCCAATTTGGGTGTAGTGGAAGTAGAAGATGGCCGTAGCTTTGTGATGGCAGACCTACCAGGTTTGATCGAAGGAGCTCATGAGGGGATAGGATTGGGCCATCAATTTTTGCGCCATGTGGAGCGAACGAGGGTAATCATCCATGTGATCGATATGTCAGGCATGGAGGGACGCGATCCCTTTGAGGATTATGAGCAGATTAATAAGGAATTACGACTATATAACGAAAAGCTAGCACAGCGACCGCAAATTATCGCCGCAAATAAAATGGATTTGCCGGATGCAGAAGATCAATTGGAATTGTTTCGTGAGCAGATAGGAGAAGATGTATCCATTATCCCGATCTCGTCGGCGACACGACAAGGTTTGCGTGAACTATTATATCGCGCAGCTGATTTATTAGATCAGGCACCACAGATCGAACTGGAAGAAGAGGGTGTGGATCATAAGCTGTATCAGACTCGTCCAGATGAAGATGATTCCTTCACCATTCATCGTGACAATGAAGTATACGTGGTTGAGGGTGAGAAGGTAGAGCGATTGCTTCTGCGTACCAACTTTCATTATTACGATGCACAACTGCGGTTTGCACGAATTTTAAAGAGCATGGGTGTTGATGATGCGCTCCGGGAAAAAGGAGCGCAGGAAGGTGATACGGTTCGTATCGGTGAGATGGAGTTTGAGTTCTACAGTTAA
- a CDS encoding Spo0B domain-containing protein, whose product MGIGWKKWTYVSGPAWFFLVLFCIRDWNLTGQALIAVALLFSFLNGAWLLSRYIRNDQAVKQAEQAVNLIRRMRHDWMNHVQVLMGYASLKKMERILPYLQRLAGLAMEEREVRRATYPPLVLFLMGMCEQYSQFRWSVEIDPHFRLTEEKQGTWLLEVIEETISFLSHSSSIESETPRIFLHIKEVAKGSGQLVILFSLHETNFAELGLSDAEWRRLRQILRRKKAKMEIINGATDIRICSIKARSYG is encoded by the coding sequence ATGGGGATAGGGTGGAAAAAATGGACGTATGTGAGTGGTCCAGCTTGGTTCTTCCTCGTTCTTTTTTGTATCAGAGACTGGAACTTGACAGGACAAGCGTTGATTGCGGTCGCATTATTATTCAGTTTTCTCAATGGTGCGTGGCTATTGAGTCGATACATAAGAAATGACCAAGCGGTAAAGCAAGCAGAACAGGCGGTAAATCTTATTCGGAGAATGCGGCATGATTGGATGAATCATGTACAGGTGTTGATGGGATATGCATCTTTAAAGAAGATGGAACGCATTCTTCCCTATCTGCAGCGACTGGCTGGACTTGCGATGGAAGAACGTGAAGTGCGCCGTGCTACCTATCCCCCCTTGGTTCTTTTTCTGATGGGGATGTGTGAGCAATACTCACAATTTCGTTGGAGTGTGGAGATTGACCCTCATTTCCGTCTAACAGAAGAGAAGCAAGGAACGTGGTTACTTGAAGTAATCGAAGAAACGATCTCTTTTTTATCACATTCATCGTCAATCGAGAGCGAGACACCAAGAATTTTCTTGCATATAAAAGAGGTGGCTAAAGGGAGTGGTCAGCTTGTGATTCTCTTCTCACTACATGAGACCAATTTTGCAGAATTGGGCTTGTCGGATGCGGAGTGGAGGAGATTGAGGCAGATATTACGCAGAAAGAAAGCAAAGATGGAAATTATAAACGGGGCAACAGATATTCGTATATGCTCTATTAAGGCGAGAAGTTATGGATAA
- the rpmA gene encoding 50S ribosomal protein L27, with product MLKMNLQLFAQKKGVGSTKNGRDSISKRLGVKRADGQTVTAGSILVRQRGTKIHPGVGVGRGGDDTLYAKADGVVRFERLGSKKKQVSIYPVSVEA from the coding sequence ATGCTAAAAATGAATCTTCAATTGTTCGCACAGAAAAAAGGAGTTGGCTCGACAAAGAACGGTCGGGATAGTATCTCCAAACGTCTAGGTGTGAAGCGTGCAGATGGACAAACTGTAACTGCAGGTAGCATTTTGGTTCGTCAGCGCGGAACCAAGATTCACCCAGGTGTGGGTGTAGGTCGCGGTGGTGACGATACGTTATATGCGAAAGCGGACGGTGTTGTACGCTTTGAACGTCTCGGCAGCAAGAAAAAACAAGTGAGCATCTACCCAGTTAGCGTAGAAGCTTAA
- a CDS encoding ribosomal-processing cysteine protease Prp produces MIHITVYRDRQERLQRVLVTGHAEYAEYGSDIVCAAVSAVTIGLANACEELLGVPVHQDDDGDGHVDCRIPQTVDEEVVDSVRLLMEAMVSSLVSIAESYPTYIQLSNERW; encoded by the coding sequence ATGATACACATTACGGTGTATCGCGATCGTCAGGAGCGTTTACAGCGCGTGTTGGTTACAGGACATGCTGAGTATGCCGAGTACGGAAGTGATATTGTGTGTGCAGCTGTGTCAGCTGTCACCATTGGATTGGCTAATGCGTGCGAGGAGTTGCTGGGGGTTCCTGTTCACCAAGACGATGATGGTGATGGTCATGTCGATTGTCGAATACCGCAAACGGTGGATGAAGAAGTGGTGGATTCTGTTCGATTACTGATGGAGGCGATGGTTTCATCCCTTGTTTCCATTGCAGAATCGTATCCAACATACATTCAACTTTCTAATGAACGATGGTAG
- the rplU gene encoding 50S ribosomal protein L21, with protein sequence MYALIQTGGKQYRVQEGDTLYIEKLTADAEESVVFDHVLLVNKDGETTVGSPLVEGAKVSAKVIEHGKGKKITVFKYKPKKNYKRKKGHRQPFTKVRIESIEA encoded by the coding sequence ATGTATGCACTGATTCAAACTGGCGGAAAACAGTACCGTGTTCAAGAAGGTGACACACTGTATATTGAAAAATTAACCGCAGACGCAGAAGAATCCGTAGTTTTTGACCATGTATTGCTTGTAAATAAAGATGGTGAAACGACAGTAGGTAGCCCGCTCGTAGAAGGCGCTAAAGTTTCAGCGAAAGTGATCGAGCATGGCAAAGGTAAGAAAATTACGGTATTTAAGTATAAGCCGAAAAAAAATTACAAACGTAAAAAAGGCCATCGCCAACCGTTCACCAAAGTACGGATTGAATCGATTGAGGCTTAA